Proteins encoded within one genomic window of Anopheles gambiae chromosome 3, idAnoGambNW_F1_1, whole genome shotgun sequence:
- the LOC1272615 gene encoding uncharacterized protein LOC1272615: MLCQESKGVVNNLHRSRKVWIKALFIILVLNAHVLVVTSQQQQQQQQQQHQHQHQQHQQQQQQQQLLPTNLPSPQKRAGNTADGAKDHCNKTVDIYEDISSPEVTNLNRNRPLTCWYRFRSFRGAPRDWVLRLNFKKFKVGTLLNATHCDGGYLQIVDGNAKTDVSNRREPGQFCGESEQPQTFISETSAVKIVFHTDNFTDQTYFAFDSGAEQQMEVFNRYGPHPELYPNRRGEVVQGSYCEREFRDCRLQTCYVQSPAYPGIYPRALKCRYRLHTRLPFIKLYIQNEQFAVDGQRCENIMTCPMKEIGSGSEHCPYDWLAVYDGRDEHAPPIGKFCGMGKFPFSIIGTSQHMYVEFVSSPAGPLLNTGFHFNVGNWPGHVETVGTKHGACDWLLSSDALRATSASEGIFLSVAHWYPPNTSCSYHIQGNEDEVVRLYFPSFRINRIEAPIIKHEEDCAESLTIYDANNPDPARIIKTFCDTFSRPMEKIDFVSTGRSLYVKFLSKTGSYSGSSLYYWAHYDFFNNTRFGDPVPNTLCDEVFYAWKYSRGELKSPRNTLIYKRASGSDVRCQYKFITDRRLFSRVVVEVTSVTFKEVPYSVSACTRCHEERVDKLILWEERDKSQNRLACFCDNIPRPVRIISSGDQMNLELIIQGQHATTSYFKNPNTLFEANYEFAHGPICGPITLGPSPDGELVFPYKNALGFQLTENRKEKCIWELKVAAQRDLWLHLDKARFAERSCEHGRIEVYLAGRLEPRFIICPENVSLARDLPILSAAELGAVENENEPLPVLIQYTGDSAIGKNAFKFVWTELFHLPRNADGTLATSAMFKDSCDFYCPGDQHVCIPEYLLCNGVLNCPNVTGLRVVESNIDKNYEYIEENYLRTGLFDKEFLLNIEYLTDESLELCRTKYIPGSRPGQVELPDVVECFQFPVVQMVVAGIIVSALIILAFVIYCRLYGQKYYE; encoded by the exons ccGGTAACACTGCCGACGGTGCCAAAGACCATTGCAACAAAACTGTTGACATCTACGAGGATATTTCTTCACCAGAAGTTACAAACCTTAATCGCAACCGACCACTCACATGCTGGTATCGGTTTCGCAGCTTCCGGGGTGCACCCCGCGATTGGGTGCTACGGTTGAATTTCAAAAAGTTTAAAGTAGGAACTCTACTAAATGCGACACACTGCGATGGAGGCTACTTGCAG ATAGTGGATGGCAATGCCAAAACCGATGTGTCAAACCGTCGAGAACCGGGTCAATTCTGCGGCGAATCGGAGCAACCGCAAACGTTCATCAGTGAAACAAGTGCCGTCAAAATAGTCTTTCACACCGATAACTTCACCGACCAG ACATATTTCGCGTTCGACTCTGGCGCAGAACAACAAATGGAGGTATTCAACCGATACGGCCCGCACCCGGAACTTTATCCAAATCGTCGGGGAGAAGTGGTGCAAGG GTCGTACTGTGAGCGAGAATTTCGCGACTGTCGACTACAGACGTGCTATGTGCAGTCACCCGCTTATCCAGGGATATATCCGCGAGCGTTGAAGTGTCGCTATCGGTTGCACACGAGACTTCCTTTCATCAAGCTCTACATCCAGAACGAACAGTTTGCCGTGGACGGGCAGAG GTGTGAAAACATCATGACATGTCCGATGAAGGAGATAGGGTCCGGCTCCGAACACTGCCCCTACGATTGGTTGGCGGTGTACGATGGACGAGACGAACATGCACCACCAATTGGAAAGTTCTGTGGGATGGGGAAATTCCCCTTCAGCATCATTG GAACATCGCAACATATGTATGTGGAGTTTGTATCGTCACCAGCCGGGCCACTACTGAACACGGGTTTCCATTTCAATGTGGGAAATTGGCCCGGGCATGTGGAAACGGTTGGAACAAAACATGGCGCATGCGATTGGTTACTTAGTTCTGATGCGCTACGCGCTACCAGTGCGTCCGAAGGCATTTTTCTAAGTGTAGCACATTGGTACCCACCAAACACATCCTGCAGCTACCATATACAAGGGAACGAGGACGAGGTCGTTCGGCTCTACTTTCCTAG CTTCCGAATAAACCGTATCGAAGCGCCTATCATAAAGCATGAGGAGGATTGCGCAGAATCGCTCACGATCTATGATGCAAACAATCCTGATCCGGCCCGTATCattaaaacattttgcgaTACCTTCTCCCGGCCAATGGAAAAGATCGATTTTGTTAGCACAGGTCGTTCGCTGTATGTAAAGTTCCTCAGCAAAACCGGCTCATATAGTGGCAGCTCGTTATACTACTGGGCTCATTACGATTTCTTCAACAACACCAGGTTTGGCGATCCCGTGCCAAACACGCTCTGCGATGAAGTCTTCTATGCCTGGAAGTACAGCCGGGGCGAGCTTAAATCGCCACGGAATACGCTCATCTACAAGCGTGCCTCCGGTAGCGATGTGCGTTGTCAGTACAAGTTCATCACGGATCGACGTTTGTTCTCGCGTGTAGTGGTAGAGGTGACATCGGTGACATTCAAAGAAGTACCCTACTCGGTAAGCGCGTGCACCCGATGCCACGAGGAGCGAGTGGATAAGCTAATTTTATGGGAAGAACGTGACAAGAGCCAAAACCGATTGGCTTGCTTCTGTGACAACATTCCCCGACCGGTGCGTATCATATCCTCGGGGGATCAAATGAATCTGGAACTTATCATTCAAGGACAGCACGCCACGACAAGCTACTTTAAAAATCCAAACACTCTGTTCGAGGCGAATTACGAGTTTGCACATGGGCCGATATGTGGACCAATAACGTTAGGTCCTTCGCCCGATGGAGAGCTAGTTTTTCCTTACAAAAATGCACTGGGATTCCAGCTGACCGAAAACCGTAAAGAAAAGTGCATCTGGGAGCTTAAGGTAGCGGCACAGCGTGACCTCTGGCTACACCTGGATAAAGCACGGTTTGCTGAGCGAAGCTGTGAGCACGGCCGTATCGAGGTGTATCTCGCCGGTCGGCTTGAGCCACGCTTTATCATTTGCCCTGAAAATGTGAGCCTTGCGCGGGATCTGCCCATTCTGTCAGCGGCCGAGCTGGGTGCCGTGGAGAACGAAAACGAACCGCTACCAGTGCTAATACAGTACACGGGTGACAGTGCCATCGGCAAGAACGCATTTAAATTCGTTTGGACAGAACTGTTCCATCTACCTCGCAACGCCGACGGAACGCTGGCAACTTCCGCAATGTTCAAGGACAGTTGCGATTTCTACTGTCCCGGCGATCAGCACGTTTGCATACCGGAGTATCTGCTGTGCAACGGCGTGCTTAACTGTCCCAACGTGACTGGCCTGCGCGTAGTAGAAAGCAACATCGATAAAAACTACGAGTACATCGAGGAAAATTATCTACGCACCGGGCTTTTCGATAAGGAGTTCCTGCTCAATATCGAGTATTTGACCGACGAATCGCTGGAGCTCTGCCGGACCAAGTACATACCGGGCAGCCGGCCTGGGCAGGTCGAGCTACCAGACGTGGTAGAGTGCTTCCAGTTTCCGGTGGTGCAAATGGTTGTCGCTGGCATCATCGTCAGTGCGCTAATCATTCTTGCGTTCGTTATCTACTGCCGTCTGTACGGGCAGAAGTACTACGAATGA